The DNA region TGATAAGTTGCTCCATTAAACCAGCCGCTACTTTTTCGAGTCTGAAAATCAGGCCCAGGGCTTCAAATTTGGGTTCACGGTATTTTCCGTACATGCTGGGAATACCAATGGCAATATGCCGTTTGTGATAAATATCCTCCCATCCTTCGGTTTTCTCATCGTTCATAATAATGGTGTTCAGCCTTCGCATAAAATTAAACACCTGCCTTAACGAACGGTCGGGATTATTGCGTTCCAGCACACCCAGCAATCCATCAATATCAGTTTGATTAAAGAAACTGAATTTACGCAGCAGCATACCGAGATTCACTGTATTGAAAGAGTATTTTTCACGAAGCAACTCCATCAGCCTGAAGATATAATACAAGCGTTGCTTATCCAGGGTATTGTCAGAATTCAGTGCATCCAACTGTTTACGCAGCTTGTCAGATGGGATATTCATCAAATCTTCGGGTCCTGAATGTGTAGCCTGGCAAAGCTCAATCATCAATGCATTGATTCCAGTAAACCACATAGAGTCAAGCGACATACTGAGCTTTACGTCTTCAGGCAGTTTTTTGTCGAGCAAATCAGAGTTTCCGTCGTACCAGTACCGCATAATATTGCCGGTGAGCTCAATATGAGTATTGTTGCTTTCGGTATGCACCTGCTTGCGCAGAAAATGGATAAGCCTGTCGTTGCGGTGCGACAATTCATCCATTGCTGTGGTAACTTCGCGCAGTTCGCCTTCGGCTCCAATCTCATTAAAATAAACCGGAAAAATTCTTGCCAGTTGTTTGATATGTTTGAAAATTGGCCGGATATCGGAGTTAAGCAGGGCTGTTACATCGCGTTGAAACAGGTCGGTATCAGAAACAAATACCCCGCCAAGCCGCAAGTGAATAATGAGCGCCGACAACAAATCGCGGAAAGTAAGCGGCGAATATTCAATCAGCTCCATCCAAACGCGCACATTTTTAATGTGGTATTCGTTTACTGCCAGTTGCCAGTCTTTGCTGATATACATAACACCGGGCGAAATAAAGCCATGCCTGATGAGCAGTTTCTCAAAATGAGAAATATGGAAATCATTGTCAGTTCTGAAAATCTCTTTCCCCAGGGTAAGAATACAATCGAGAACAGTGCCCTGATTACTTTCTTTCAGGTCGCCAAAGAGCCTGAAAATATTGTCGAGAAATCCGAAAACCTCATCACTGGTGAGTTCATTTTTTATATTTCTCAGCAAATTATTAAAATCGCGGAGCAGCAGCTCTTTTTGATTTTGCATAGCTTCGAGGTGAAGCAGATAGAGCAGGTAAAAGAACTTTTCATGAAAGCGTTCGAAACCGTGATGCAGCTGCCTTACATGCAGCGAAATATCATTATATCCGGGAATGGCCAGCAAGTCATCCCAGGTTTTAGCTTCCTCAGCCTTTGATATCAAATCGTTAAACCAATCATTGTTGATTTCACCAAATTTGTCGCGGCTTTTGGCACTAAACAACTTCTTGCGTTCGGCCAGCCATTCATCAACTCTGGTGCTTGAATTCCAATAGGCCGAAGTGGCGATAAGTGTTTTGCGGGCCAGTTCAAATGCAGGCGCGCCGGTATGGCCGGGCCAGTTGGCATTGGCAAAAACACGTATGATAAATGTAGAATTTCTGATAACGGCAACCTGATGCTTTGCCATGGATTTATCAATTATCTCAACCGCTTTGGCGATCGCTTCAGCTCTTGAAGCCTGTGACTCCAGGAATTTTTCGATAATCTCAATCAGCGTATGAATGGCATCATCACCAATCGCTTCTTTCAAATCGCGGGCAAACAAACCCTCATAAAGATTCAGGATGGATTCCCAGGCAAAATCAGCCTGCTCATGTTTATCATAAAACCAGAAATCGCCCAGGCTGATGTTGCGCAGCTGGCCTGCCACAAACGCACTGTTTGAAAAGGGATGATTGTATTCATTCAGGCAATCGGTAACACGTGAATGAATGCTGTAATAATCAGCTGACAATTCTCTGAATTTCAAATGATCGGGAGGTATATTGATTTTCTCGGTCCATGTTTCGCGCAAGTTGGCAGCCAAAGCATCCGATTTTAGCATATTCTGTTGATCCATAAAAGCTTATTTTGGCGCTAATTTAACAATTATTCAAAACGGCACTAAGAATTGACCGAATAATGGACGGCCGGTATTTTTTGTCATCAAAAGCAATAATTTATGTAAGATTAAACAAATAAATCCTTCATCAGTTATTTTAAGTCATGGTTTTTTTAACCTAAATTTGCCCACCAAACCAAAACACTATGCTAGAATTTCTGCACTCAGTCATCGACTGGTACATGATGAATATCAGTTACCTGACCGTATTTTTATTAATGGCCATCGAAGGCTCATTTATTCCTTTCCCATCGGAAGTTGTTATACCTCCTGCCGCATGGAAAGCCGCTCAGGGCGATTTAAATGTTTATATGGTAGTAGTAGCCGGCACTGCAGGCGCGCTGGCAGGCTCGCTTATCAACTACTTTCTTTCTTATTACCTGGGAAGAAAAATTGTGTATGCTTTTGCCGACACCCGCGTGGCTCGTATGCTGCTGATAACGCCCGAAAAAGTTGAAAAAGCTGAACATTACTTTGTTAAACACGGTCGCAGTTCCACATTTATAGGAAGGCTGGTTCCAGGTGTTAGACAACTTATTTCAATTCCGGCCGGCCTTTCAAAAATGCCATTGAAAGATTTTATTGTGTATACACTGCTGGGAGCTGGCATCTGGAACATTATTCTGGCTGCGCTGGGATATTTCCTTTATTCACAAAAAGAACTGCTTGACCTATATTACAAAGAGCTTTCATACATCATGCTCGTGCTGGGCATTCTGTTTGTTGCTTACCTGATATTCAGCGGGATGCGCAAAAAAGCCAGCAAAGCAAGCTGATGAATTTAGAACATACAACATTTAATTTTGCAAAAAAAGACGCCGGAAATGGCGTCTTTTTGTTTGTATCAACCTCATTAAAAAACACCGTTTACCAACGAATTAAAGTCTCACAAACAAAGTCCCTTCTTATATGTTTACACAGATTTAACACCAGGCAACAGCCTGATTATGATCTTGAAAATATGAAACGTAAATTAAGCCTGAATAAAGTAAAAGTAAGCCGGCAAACAGAAATAGCGCCGGGTGTATTTGTTCTCTCCTTTCCACGTCCGTGGGATTTTGTTGCCGGGCAGGTGCTGGGCATTGGTGCACACGAAACTGACGAGGCACGCCTTTACAGCATTGCCAGCGGCGAACTCGACGATGAAGTTGACATTTTATACAACATCAATCCCGACGGGAAATTAACGCCCTGGCTGGCGAAGGTGAATACGGGCGACAATATATGGGTGAGCGAGCCATTTGGGTCATTCACCGGCACAGGGGAACCCGGCTGGTGGATTGCATCGGGCACAGGCATTGCCCCGTTCAGTGCCATGTTTCGTACAGGGTTAACCGCTGGCAAAAAACTGCTGCATGGCGGCCGCGACCTTCATTCTTTCTATTTCCATGAGAAATTTAAATCAACCTTCGGCGACAACTATGTGCGCTGCTGTTCAAGAGAAGAAGGCCCTGAAATATACCCGGGACGCCTTACCAAATACCTGAGCGAACAGGAACAACTTCCGGCCAACGAAAAGTATTATCTTTGCGGAAGCGCTGAAATGGTGGTCGAAGTACGCGACCTGTTGATTTCCAAAGGAATACCATTCAACAACATCATTTCGGAAATTTATTTTTAAAGAATGTCTGAAATAAAAGAATCTCTTTTTGGCAAAACACTTGCCGAGCTGACTGAAATATCAAAATCATTAGGACTGCCATCCTACACAGGCGGACAGATCGCTTATTGGCTATACAAAACTGACGTGGTTTCATTTGATGAAATGTCGAACATTTCGAAAAAATCAAGGGCCCTGCTTCAGCAGAACTTTGATTTTGGCGTAAAAGCCCCTATGAGCGTCAAGGAATCAGCTGATGGTACGAAGAAATATCTGTTCAGTGCTGGCAACGGAAAATTTATTGAAGCAGCCTACATCCCCGATGGCAAACGACACACGCTGTGCGTTTCGTCGCAAGTGGGATGTAAAATGGGGTGCTTGTTCTGCATGACAGGAAAACAAGGGTTTCAGGGCCATCTTTCGGCTGGCGAAATCCTCAATCAGTTGCGCAGCATTCCCGAACGCAAGCTGATGACCAATATTGTTTACATGGGCATGGGCGAGCCATTTGACAACCTGGAAGCTGTGATGAAAAGTCAGGAGATTCTCACAGCTGAATATGGATTTGCCATCAGTGTGCGAAAAGTAACCGTTTCAACCATCGGTATCATACCGGCTATGCGCGAGTTTCTTGAAAAAAGTAAATGCAACCTTGCCGTAAGTCTGCACACACCCTTCGACGACGAGCGCCGCAAACTAATGCCTATCCAAAACGTTTACCCGCTTAAAGAAGTTATTGCCACCATTCAGGAATTTGACATCGGAAAATACCGCCGGGTTTCTTTTGAATACATTATGTTTAAAGGGGTAAACGACACCCGAAGGCATGTAAACGAACTGGCGCGCATTCTCAACAAAGTCAAAAGCCGAATCAACCTTATCCGTTTTCACCCGATTCCCGATACACCTTTACTCAGCTCCGACGAGGCCACCATTCTTGACTTCCAGCAAGCACTCAATGACAAAGGCATTGTCACCACATTACGTGCATCGCGGGGACAGGATATTGAAGCTGCCTGCGGATTGCTTTCAACCAAAGAGCTGGTAAAAGCACAACGCGAAATGGAAGACAACAAGCCCAAAGCATAATTTTAAAAGTTAAATGCAGGAATCTGTGCCAATTTCTTGAGGATATTGACCCTTTTGCCAAGCCAAAGTGAGATTGAAAGTCCACACTCAGAAAACATTAGTATTGCTGTTTGCCTAAGCATGCAAGATCACAACGGTTTAACACATCAGTAAAACACCATTCTAACTATAACAGCGCAATGCACGATTTAACCGAGGGAAAACCCGGAAAACTGATATTACAATTTGCAACGCCAATGCTCATAGGCAATGTTTTTCAGCAACTATACAATGTTACTGACAGCATAATTGTGGGCAAATTTTTAGGCAAGGAAGCATTGGCTGCTGTAGGAGCCTCATTCCCGTTGATTTTTATGCTTATTTCATTTATAATAGGCATTGCGAGTGGCTCAACCATCATTATTGCGCAGTATTTCGGGGCAAAAGACATGGCCAGGGTGCGTAAGACCATTGACACCATGTACATCTTCCTGTTTTTTGCCTCTATCCTGATAGCCATTGTGGGTATGGTTTTTAGTGGCCCGATTTTCAGATTGATAAAACTGCCTGAAGAACTGATTCCGCATGCGGCACTATACATGAATGTGTACCTCTCAGGCATGATCTTCTTTTTTGGATTTAATGGCACAAGTGCCATTTTACGCGGGCTGGGCGATTCTAAGACCCCGCTTTATTTTCTGATTATCTCCACACTGGCCAATATTATTTTCGACCTTTTATTTATTGTAGTATTCAAATGGGGCATTGCAGGTGCCGCACTGGCCACTGTATTGTCGCAGGCAGGTGCATTCCTTACTACTGTCATTTACCTTAACCGCACTCATGAAGTAATTAATCTCTCGTGGCGTAAGCTGGATTGGGACCGCGATATATTCAAATCGAGTATTCGCATAGGTGTTCCAACCGGTTTTCAACAAACCTTTGTTTCATTGGGTATGCTGGCTTTGCTCAGAATAGTGAACGACTACGGCACCGATGCCGTGGCGGCATACAGCGTGGCCGGACGTATAGACGGCTTGGCTTCCTTGCCGGCCATGAACTTCGGACAAGCATTATCAACTTATACCGGACAAAATATCGGCGCCAATAAAACACCCAGGGTAAAACTGGGATTGGTGGCCACCCTCAACATTTCAACAGTGGTAGCTCTTGTTACATCTGCCCTGGTCATCATTTTCAGGGAACCTCTTATGGCCATGTTTACCAATGACCAAAGCGTGATAGATATTGGCGCCCGCTATCTGCTCATTGTGGGCGGATTTTATATTTTCTTTTCCAGCATGTTTGTTGTGGGCGGAGTTATGCGCGGAGCAGGCGACACTATTATTCCCATGTTTATTACACTTTTTTCCCTCTGGATTGTCCGGATTCCAATTGCCTGGTTTTTATCACATCGAATAGGCATTGACGGTATATGGTGGGCTGTGCCTATTGCATGGTTCTTTGGGATGAGCTTTTCATATATATACTACCGCACCGGCAAATGGAAAACCAAGGCAGTGGTTAAATATCGCTAAACTGTTCAATTGCCGGCATAGCCAGGCAAAGCCATCATTAAAAACAGTTAATCTACCACTACACCTTCGTGGGCAAGCTCAATTTCTTCAAAAACAACCTCCTGACCAGTTGCCGAAAGCCCTGCACTGTTAATCTTAACTATACGGGCATTGTAAACTATCCATGCATGAACTGACCGGCCGTTCTCATCCTTCAATAAAATTCTGACATGAAAAGGCTGAGGCAAAGCAACATTCATCCATAAATCAAAGTCATCGCGATGAACAGAAAACCCACGTTTAAAAAATAAATGCCCGCGCTGTTGCGACACAATTCTGCCCACAGGGCCTTCAGGAAAATAAAATCCGGCTTTATCTTTAAGATTGGCAGCAAGTCCTGACACTTCGCTGAAATAGCATATCCGGCCACCGAAACTAACTTCAAAACGCAGCGGAGGCCGACTCCCTGCAACTGTTCCCCTTGAGTTTTCCATATCCATAAAGCATACCAAAAGCCTAACAACTAAGCACTTACAATAGCCTAACCCTCTGTTTATTGGGGATGTTTGCGCCCCAGCCTTTCGTATTGGTTTGAAATGGCCAGAATAATTACTCCAAACAAAACAGCCACCAGAATTAAAATTACGCTAAGCAAACCTTCAATGCTAAATGACAATTTGATGAGGATAGTAGAAATAATAAAACCAGAATTTCTGATAACTCTGTGAAACTCATCCGTCAGTAAAAAAGAAATCAACAGCAAAAGCACATCTATTAAAATCAGCACTGTAAAAAACTCATCAAAAAACACTTTATTTACATCCTTGACCGAATAAACCAATTGGCTTATAGAGAAGAAACTCTGATAAAACCAGCTGCCCAAACTAAAAAAAGCCAAAAGCAGAAAAACCGGAATCAAAATCATGGCAATGATCTCTTTCAGCCTGATAAACCGTTTGACTTCAGGTGACAATTCCAAGGGTTTGCCCGACTCAATACACCTTCGCTCATTAAGTTTGTAAAAAATAAAAATCATAAAAAACAAAACAAGGGTGGCAGCCAAATCATAGGTAAACCTGAGGTCGCTGGCCACATTAAACCAATCGGGTGTAAATTCGAGTTGCGAAAGATCCTTAAAAACATTGCGGATAAGGATTAAGGTTATAATCTCATACTGCTTGCCAATGTAAAAAGTGGTTGATTTGGGAAGATAATACACCAACAGGTAAACCTCATAAATAAGAACAAAGGAAAAGGGAGTGTAAATTGCCGCAATGGGGTTGGTCAACAACCTGGAATATTCATCAAGTTGCAGAATATCAAAATCGTTGAGGAGCACGAGCATCAGATGCACGAAGAAACTGATAATGGCAACTGAAATAATCACTTCTTCGCCTTTCACTCTTACTTTTTCGGAAAGCAAGCCGGCATAAAGCATCTTATAAATCTTCGTACTGTTCATCAGTTCAGACTTGATGGCTATTATCAGCAAAAAACATATACCTTTCAGCCCGGAGTTTTTTCGGCAAGCGCTCAAAAAAGACCGGTAACAGCAAATATAGGAAAATAAAAAGAAAAAATGCCTGATAAAGGGACCAGGCAATTTCAGGAAATCAGCAAAGCACAAAAAGCATCAGTAAAGCAACTTATTACTTCCTTTTTTTACGTTTATTGAAGTTTTTGTCGCCTTTTGATTTGGGTTTTTTATACTTCTTTGCCAGCTCCCGCTTATAGGAACCACCCTGGTTGGTTTTTTTGTTTTTCTCTTTCTTTTCGTGAAAGGCAGCACCTGCTTCGGGGCTTTTGACAATCCGGTGAGGGCTGTTGAGCTCAATCTCCTTCGGGCGCTCTTCGGGTATTAATTTTGACGACACCTCAACCTCAGCCGGAAATTCCATGCGTGGAATTTCATAATTCATCAGTGCTTCAATGGCCAGTTTAGCATTTTCCTCCTTTGGGGTATAAAAAAGAATGGCCTTGCCCTGCTGTTCAGCCCGACCGGTTCGACCGATACGATGCATATAATTTTCGGGGTAAACCGGCGTATCAAAGTTAAAAACATGCGTTATTTTGTCTAAATCGAGGCCGCGGGCCATAACATCAGTAGTAACCAATATACGGTTGGCTCCTTTATCAAACTGCGCAATAGAAGCAAAACGATAATTTTGCGTTTTGTTGGAATGAATAATAGCGGTTTCAGAGCCACAATGCGGGCCCAAAGCCTCAAACAACCTGTCGGCATTGTGTTTTCCGGTAACAAAAACCAGCACTTTGCGAAATTCATTCTTATCTTTTAACAAATGCACCAGAAGGTTAACCTTGGTATAAAAGTTCTTTACTTCGTAGCACTGTTGCTGAATATTTTCGAGCGGTGTTCCGCTTAAAGCAATGGCAATGCGGGTTGGAACAACAAAAAAGTCATCAATCAGGGCATCCACTTCCTCAGTCATGGTTGCCGAAAACATTATATTTTGCCGGCGGGCAGGCAGCAGTTCCATAAGATTGGTCAACTGGATGCGAAACCCGAGGTCAAGCATGACATCAACTTCATCAATCACCAGTTTTTGAATACCGTTAAGCTGCAAAGCCCCACACATAACCAAATCATACAGACGACCCGGTGTGGCAATCAAAATATCAGTTCCCTGGGCAACTGCCAGCTTTTGGGTATTGATATTCACACCTCCATATACGCCGGTAATGCGCACATTCATATAAGTGGTGAGTGCCCGGGTTTGCTCTGCCACCTGCTGCACCAGTTCGCGGGTTGGTACAAGAATCAGCA from Lentimicrobiaceae bacterium includes:
- a CDS encoding DEAD/DEAH box helicase, with the translated sequence MYSFENFRLSKQLNNALAELEFDKPTPIQAESFPVILSGKDVVGIAQTGTGKTMAYLLPVLNELKFSKQWNPRVLILVPTRELVQQVAEQTRALTTYMNVRITGVYGGVNINTQKLAVAQGTDILIATPGRLYDLVMCGALQLNGIQKLVIDEVDVMLDLGFRIQLTNLMELLPARRQNIMFSATMTEEVDALIDDFFVVPTRIAIALSGTPLENIQQQCYEVKNFYTKVNLLVHLLKDKNEFRKVLVFVTGKHNADRLFEALGPHCGSETAIIHSNKTQNYRFASIAQFDKGANRILVTTDVMARGLDLDKITHVFNFDTPVYPENYMHRIGRTGRAEQQGKAILFYTPKEENAKLAIEALMNYEIPRMEFPAEVEVSSKLIPEERPKEIELNSPHRIVKSPEAGAAFHEKKEKNKKTNQGGSYKRELAKKYKKPKSKGDKNFNKRKKRK
- the rlmN gene encoding 23S rRNA (adenine(2503)-C(2))-methyltransferase RlmN, with the protein product MSEIKESLFGKTLAELTEISKSLGLPSYTGGQIAYWLYKTDVVSFDEMSNISKKSRALLQQNFDFGVKAPMSVKESADGTKKYLFSAGNGKFIEAAYIPDGKRHTLCVSSQVGCKMGCLFCMTGKQGFQGHLSAGEILNQLRSIPERKLMTNIVYMGMGEPFDNLEAVMKSQEILTAEYGFAISVRKVTVSTIGIIPAMREFLEKSKCNLAVSLHTPFDDERRKLMPIQNVYPLKEVIATIQEFDIGKYRRVSFEYIMFKGVNDTRRHVNELARILNKVKSRINLIRFHPIPDTPLLSSDEATILDFQQALNDKGIVTTLRASRGQDIEAACGLLSTKELVKAQREMEDNKPKA
- a CDS encoding MATE family efflux transporter, with protein sequence MHDLTEGKPGKLILQFATPMLIGNVFQQLYNVTDSIIVGKFLGKEALAAVGASFPLIFMLISFIIGIASGSTIIIAQYFGAKDMARVRKTIDTMYIFLFFASILIAIVGMVFSGPIFRLIKLPEELIPHAALYMNVYLSGMIFFFGFNGTSAILRGLGDSKTPLYFLIISTLANIIFDLLFIVVFKWGIAGAALATVLSQAGAFLTTVIYLNRTHEVINLSWRKLDWDRDIFKSSIRIGVPTGFQQTFVSLGMLALLRIVNDYGTDAVAAYSVAGRIDGLASLPAMNFGQALSTYTGQNIGANKTPRVKLGLVATLNISTVVALVTSALVIIFREPLMAMFTNDQSVIDIGARYLLIVGGFYIFFSSMFVVGGVMRGAGDTIIPMFITLFSLWIVRIPIAWFLSHRIGIDGIWWAVPIAWFFGMSFSYIYYRTGKWKTKAVVKYR
- a CDS encoding pyruvate phosphate dikinase, with the translated sequence MDQQNMLKSDALAANLRETWTEKINIPPDHLKFRELSADYYSIHSRVTDCLNEYNHPFSNSAFVAGQLRNISLGDFWFYDKHEQADFAWESILNLYEGLFARDLKEAIGDDAIHTLIEIIEKFLESQASRAEAIAKAVEIIDKSMAKHQVAVIRNSTFIIRVFANANWPGHTGAPAFELARKTLIATSAYWNSSTRVDEWLAERKKLFSAKSRDKFGEINNDWFNDLISKAEEAKTWDDLLAIPGYNDISLHVRQLHHGFERFHEKFFYLLYLLHLEAMQNQKELLLRDFNNLLRNIKNELTSDEVFGFLDNIFRLFGDLKESNQGTVLDCILTLGKEIFRTDNDFHISHFEKLLIRHGFISPGVMYISKDWQLAVNEYHIKNVRVWMELIEYSPLTFRDLLSALIIHLRLGGVFVSDTDLFQRDVTALLNSDIRPIFKHIKQLARIFPVYFNEIGAEGELREVTTAMDELSHRNDRLIHFLRKQVHTESNNTHIELTGNIMRYWYDGNSDLLDKKLPEDVKLSMSLDSMWFTGINALMIELCQATHSGPEDLMNIPSDKLRKQLDALNSDNTLDKQRLYYIFRLMELLREKYSFNTVNLGMLLRKFSFFNQTDIDGLLGVLERNNPDRSLRQVFNFMRRLNTIIMNDEKTEGWEDIYHKRHIAIGIPSMYGKYREPKFEALGLIFRLEKVAAGLMEQLISSINLDYITAKTLRRIYLVLELFREGLELDGISDQGYNSNLKMFRFSLNSASFSVGQYINILQFMLSSVREIISKYFLRNYDRQLKVVIPQLFPDEMKSDGVGGKQFLVRKSEQFYREMLSSAFMVQQLDGFITRILGSFRQMVDDYPEDTIRSIMSYNTDLVISSLYRETPEMDNQIFLGSKAYFLKKLFLLGFPIPPGFVITTEVFRRREAILQNPYIDKELDQMINRQVAGLEKLTGQQFGNPANPLMLSVRSGTAISMPGAMNTYLNVGLNDDIVEALSRQPNFGWTSWDCYRRFLQSWGMAYGVSRDEFDQVMIDFKIRYGISQKIDFKPAQMREIAFAYKEILQRHSIHFKAEPYEQLKQVISNVLQSWSSERAQVYRDYLQIADEWGTAVIVQKMVLGNLHRTSGTGVLFTHAPDLEQPGIHLYGDFTLCSQGEDIVAGLVHPWPVAERQRKKMFGDKGVSLQSAFPEIYNRLRQIAEDLTETHGFSHQEIEFTFESEDPEDLFILQTRDQEIKKPDMTYVFTSKVSDMKLLGRGIGLGKGVMNGILAFDMDDLKKFETLPDNKILIRPDTVPDDIGMIFTCNGLITARGGATSHAAVTAVRLDKTCVVNCTELVVNEKDKTCSINGHILRSGDKIAIDGNLGNFYMGNYPVKLAEIM
- a CDS encoding DedA family protein — translated: MHSVIDWYMMNISYLTVFLLMAIEGSFIPFPSEVVIPPAAWKAAQGDLNVYMVVVAGTAGALAGSLINYFLSYYLGRKIVYAFADTRVARMLLITPEKVEKAEHYFVKHGRSSTFIGRLVPGVRQLISIPAGLSKMPLKDFIVYTLLGAGIWNIILAALGYFLYSQKELLDLYYKELSYIMLVLGILFVAYLIFSGMRKKASKAS
- a CDS encoding phage tail protein, which codes for MENSRGTVAGSRPPLRFEVSFGGRICYFSEVSGLAANLKDKAGFYFPEGPVGRIVSQQRGHLFFKRGFSVHRDDFDLWMNVALPQPFHVRILLKDENGRSVHAWIVYNARIVKINSAGLSATGQEVVFEEIELAHEGVVVD
- a CDS encoding oxidoreductase is translated as MKRKLSLNKVKVSRQTEIAPGVFVLSFPRPWDFVAGQVLGIGAHETDEARLYSIASGELDDEVDILYNINPDGKLTPWLAKVNTGDNIWVSEPFGSFTGTGEPGWWIASGTGIAPFSAMFRTGLTAGKKLLHGGRDLHSFYFHEKFKSTFGDNYVRCCSREEGPEIYPGRLTKYLSEQEQLPANEKYYLCGSAEMVVEVRDLLISKGIPFNNIISEIYF